Within Plasmodium vinckei vinckei genome assembly, chromosome: PVVCY_12, the genomic segment ttaaaaattgctATTTCCAAagcatattaaataaaattatatatttttgaaaaaaaacaaaaatatagtaatatagcaaaagtaaatatgtacatatttaatttggATCATGCTGTTTTTTCCAActtacataattttttaagtaattaattactaaaataaaatttgcatttttcaaaacatattaaacaaaaataaaattaaaattcttagaaaaaaaacaacaaattcacaataaaacataaagtaacatatatatatttaatttggaTCAtgctgtttttttttcatctcatatcttaattttttaaataattaatatactaaattaaaatttcctatttttaaaacacattaaataaaaataatcgaaaaaacaaaaaaacataattattttaatatctaCAAAGGCACACGATTATTTCGACATCCCTAACgtatatattacaaattCACAtagatattatatatacacttaataaaatattttcacattttttttgccaACATATATAATCGTCTAAATATACAAGCTGTATTTCCATTTCTTATACATTCCCATAGAACTGAttagtaatttttttccgTGCTTCATTTTTGTAACTAAACAAAAAACGAAcaaaaaagggaaatatGTCAGTACTCGGAATAGATATAGGGAATGAAAACTCAGTGGTTGCAACTATAAACAAAGGGGctataaatattgtaaGAAATGATATATCAGAAAGGTTAACACCCACCTTAATTGGGTTTACAGAAAAAGAGAGATTGATAGGTGATAATGCATTAGCAAAGGTCAAATCAAATTTCCGAAATACATGTaggaatataaaaaatgtattaggAAAAGTAGGAGCAGGTTTAGAACTAGATGACTTAGAATTAAATGAAGCATATGGTGATTTAGTTGAATGTGAACATGGCTATTTAGGATATAATGTAGAGTACAAAAATgagaaagaaaatataagtgCAGTTAGAATAATAGCCACtttattactatatttaattCGAATGGGAGAGAAATATATAGGCAAAGAATGTAATGAGTTAGTTTTATCTTACCCCCCTCACTATACTAATAATCAAATTCAATGTTTAGCAGCAGCtgcaaaaataataaatgttaatatattgaGACTTATCAGTGACAATACTGCTGTTGCTTTAGATTATGGTATGTATAGAATGAAAgaatttaatgaaaaaaatggttCGATAGTAGCATTTGTTAATATTGGTTATGCAAatacatatgtatgtattGCTAAATTTTACTCAAACAAATGTGAAATATTATGTGATATAGCAGATCCCACTTTAGGAGGACGAAACATTGataatgaattaataaaatatataaataatttatttataaatacaaataaaattaatgcaTTATATAGTAATGGTCCTATTGAATTAAGTGAAATGGGAAACGGAAAATTAGATAAAACTTTTATatctaaaaataatgaaactgcaaaaattaataataaagtaCGAGTCAAATTACAAGATGTAGcaattaaaacaaaaaaagttttatcGGCAAACAATGAAACATCTATACATGTAGAATGCTTACATGAAGATTTAGATTGCCAAGGTACTATAAATAGAGAAACATATGAAGAAATATGttcaaattttttcttaacaaaattgaaaaatattttagatAAAGCAATAGCTATTAGTAAAATCGATGATGTTAAAAATGCTCAATCTGTAGAAATTTTAGGAGGTACAACAAGAATACcatttattcaaaaatttctacaatcatattttaataaaccTTTATCAAAAACTTTAGTAGCAGATGAGTCTGTTGCTAGAGGATGTGTATTATCTGCTGCTATGCAAAGTAAGTATTACAAAGTAAAGGAATACGAATGTATTGAAAAAGTTCACCACCCAATTAGCGTGAAATGGGAAAATATGAATGACAAATCTGGAGCAAGTATTAAagttgaaaaattatatactaCTGATTCGATAAGAAGAAAAGTAAGCAAAATTGTTATACCAGATAAAggtaacataaaaataacagcCTTTTATGAAGATAATACTGATCTTCCAGAAAATTGTGTAAAAGAATTGGGTTCTTGTGTtgttaaaattaatgaaaaaaatgataagaTTGTCGAATCTCATGTTATGGCaacattttcaaataatgatgtatttacatttttggGAGCTCAAACAGTTTCAAAAACTGTTATAAAAGGAAAAGACGAGAAAGAAAAGGCAAACGAAGAAAAATCAGCTGATGATTCaaaagacaaaaataatgaatctCCATCAAAAAGTGAAGATAAATCACAATCTCCAAGTAGCAGCCCTAGCAAAACAGAATTGAAAAAAGGTGAAGAAGGAAAGATACAAACATGCTATACTACTATACCTCTCGAAATAATATCTCCCCCTGGAACATACACTAATAAGGATATATACAACTTCAGTGAAgctgaaataaatatgcaacATAGTGATACCTTAGAAGCAGAAAGACTAAAACATATCAATGAATTAGaaactattatttatgaaacTCGAGATCGTATGAATGGTATGTATAAAGATTTTGTAGTCGATGATGAAAGAGattctattttattagcTTTAGATGATGTTGAAAATTGgatatatgataatattgatgaaaataaaaatgcattTGTAactaaaaaagaagaaataagAGCACgaataaaagatataatttatagGTATGATGTTTATGCAtctaaacaaaaaaatttaggaaatattatatcacatttaaaaaatattattacacaATGTGAAAAACATGCATCAGATGAAagtcaaaaaataataacaaaagcTAATAATTTGTTATCAACACTTGACTCTTTACAAGAacaagaaaaaaacaaaaaattatatgaaccACCTGTTTATACATTAAAAGATATTGAAAAGGAATTTGGTGATGTTACACAAATGgcacaaaaatatttctcaAAAATTGAAGCTGAAGAATTAGCAAAACAAAAGGAAAAATTGGaacaagaaaaaaaaaatgaaaaaaatgaagaaaagcAAGCTActgaagaaaatgaagcAACTGAAAACAATGAGAGCGAAGAAAAACCTGAGGCTGGTGATAAATAATTCtaagaaaattaaataattaccatcttttatattatatagatataaaacatatgtgtgtattatatactatacttattttcttatatattttggaCATTATTTGTGCCTTATGTATTTTTCATTGCCCTATTGATTCAGGGTTTTATTcgttttttcataaaattcGAATCTTTATATGAGAGAAAATATgcaatatacatatatatatatactactcatatatatatatgcattttatGCTCgtattatctttttttgcATGTGCTTATagttgtatatataatatattatatctaATCTTtgcataattattatgcacaaattatattttattttataaaaacatatttttttcttataattCATGTAAATGTGCACATATATTTGCATAtgcaatatatatgctcataaattttgtaaCTCAAGGACTTTCATAAATTGAGtaatttttcttaattcttttttttcacttttatAATGTAAGAAAGTggagaaataaataaaaagctAAGAAAAATTCTATaccaattattatttttattttgaaataaaatttaatcaTATTAATTGACCTTATTGGTATGCTTAAAATTTGTTCCTCTTATCCAGAATTTCCAACatttcaaaaaaacattctataaataatatattaacttacaaaaaaaaatacttatTCATCTCTTTTATCGAAATATTTCGAATGACAACACATCGAATTAGTTATTATaaacatacatataatatgcatgcctacttttatttcgttacgtattttttcattttttaatattatatttttaaattaccCAAATAGGCTAAATTACTCAAATAATAGAGAGGtttattgataaaaaaaaaaggaaaaaacaaaaaatataaatactaatatgatgatataatttttattaatttataaaaaaattattctcatttatgtttcattattaaCAAACTAGTAGACAAATACGCATATCCATATAATGAACATATGCATGCACAAACTCATTGTAATTATCTACATAGCCAGCTATGCAAATAGATTGGGGAAAACATCGTAGGTGCATTTATTTCGACCTATTTTGTACATACACAACCCACATAAGTTATGTGCCATATACATCATAAAAATGGTCATTTCTGAGTAAGTATGccatattttatcatgctttttttttctcactTTTTTTGGCTAGCTATATGTTCATCAAGATATTGAGATATTCGGTCTACCATTTCATTAATTGTACAATTTTTACCGAAAAAATCTACAAATTTCCCTTCCGTGTCTagtaaataatgaataatagAATGatcaattaaataattgtatttattttgatcaGTAACAGTTTGATTTGTATTACCCATATCAGTAATATGCTCATTGTAGTATACACGAAATAATTTGGCAGCATGTTTTATAAGATCTTTTGTTCCAGTTAATCCAATTAATTTCGGATTAAAAGatttacaataataattgaTTTGAGCTACTGTATCTCGATTAGGATCTacagtaataaaaataggtGTAACTATATccccatatttttttgatattttttcaaaaacgATAGTTTGTTTTTCTAATTCTTGAGGACAAATATCAGGACAATAAGTAAAcccaaaatatattaaacaatattttcctttaaATGTTTGATTTGTAACTATATTTCCATTATAATCTATTAGTGTAAAATTCCCACCTATTAATGGTTTTCCAATATTTTCAACCCTTGTTTTTCCAATATGATTCTTTctaccattttttttatcacattgcaatttatataaatataatgtagGAATACATAAACctaaattaaaaacaaaacatttccatgttaaaaaaatacttttttttttttttaatggattttcttcattttttttatttgttgaaaaatttaatttggtctcaaaatttattatattttcatatttccTCAAATTAAACTTTATATAAgacttataaaatattccaTCTCCCTTTACTTTACTAACATTCCTtaaaactattttattcatGGTTTGGAGGATGGAAATTTATATTGCCAGCGTTGTTATACAAGCTAATGcatatcatataaattttaaataaataaatattatatgatataGTTTGGctagttttttatttttacttttctTGGGGAATATCCTTTCCTTTTCCCCCCCCTTCAATTTATACTTTCCTTTAACAGACTTTACTATTTTCAATTCCGacgatatttttatttaaatgcattttataatcaaatttttcttatacttcgaaaatttatattttttttttaatgttccgttttttccaaattttgaaaatgagTTAAAAACCGagtcaaatatttttaagcataaaaaaaataggatATATTTTCCCCTGTgctataatattattataggtcgaataaaattgtttgcTTTATTAGGAGTCGaccaaaaataatatataataggtACTGGAAATCCCCGTATAGCAATTgggtataaaaaaataataataaattatatggggagaaatatatttattggattaaaaaaaaaaaataataataatatccctatataaataataatcctAAGTATTAGGAAATACGACCTGCCTCCTATATAGAAAAAGTGCTGATatgaaaaggaaaaaaaatttatggataataaaattctaatatatgcatataatagcTACTATAAGCACTCATATTGATTTCCttaccatttttaaaactctaaaaaaaattagtttttatatttttttattttttattttttttgaactattatattagtaatataataattttttatggaaaatattaatattccATTTTGAATACCATCATATCATccgttaaaaaaaaaatatatataaccaattatattaatacactattactttaatttttttatatttatttattttatatagtaTAAGAGTTTATactaatttaaataaatatattatatatgttttctttaatattaggttatataatataatagataatatgaattattttcattacctaattatataattgacattgagaataaaataatatattgaaaaatagtattatatatttaatataagcTATACActtatatgtaaaaaaaaccaagacatattatttatatatcaactttttaaaatatactaAATCATTGTATCAATAATGACAGTAAtgaaaaaaggaaaaaataaaaaaaaaaatgtgaaaaatGATGACCGCTATAAAGAATTGGACAGTTTAATAAGCAGTGAAAGTAATaaccaaataaaattaaaaaagaagaaataaaaataaatgaaacaaaacaaatatgaaaatatcaaataattaAGCTCG encodes:
- a CDS encoding heat shock protein 110, putative codes for the protein MSVLGIDIGNENSVVATINKGAINIVRNDISERLTPTLIGFTEKERLIGDNALAKVKSNFRNTCRNIKNVLGKVGAGLELDDLELNEAYGDLVECEHGYLGYNVEYKNEKENISAVRIIATLLLYLIRMGEKYIGKECNELVLSYPPHYTNNQIQCLAAAAKIINVNILRLISDNTAVALDYGMYRMKEFNEKNGSIVAFVNIGYANTYVCIAKFYSNKCEILCDIADPTLGGRNIDNELIKYINNLFINTNKINALYSNGPIELSEMGNGKLDKTFISKNNETAKINNKVRVKLQDVAIKTKKVLSANNETSIHVECLHEDLDCQGTINRETYEEICSNFFLTKLKNILDKAIAISKIDDVKNAQSVEILGGTTRIPFIQKFLQSYFNKPLSKTLVADESVARGCVLSAAMQSKYYKVKEYECIEKVHHPISVKWENMNDKSGASIKVEKLYTTDSIRRKVSKIVIPDKGNIKITAFYEDNTDLPENCVKELGSCVVKINEKNDKIVESHVMATFSNNDVFTFLGAQTVSKTVIKGKDEKEKANEEKSADDSKDKNNESPSKSEDKSQSPSSSPSKTELKKGEEGKIQTCYTTIPLEIISPPGTYTNKDIYNFSEAEINMQHSDTLEAERLKHINELETIIYETRDRMNGMYKDFVVDDERDSILLALDDVENWIYDNIDENKNAFVTKKEEIRARIKDIIYRYDVYASKQKNLGNIISHLKNIITQCEKHASDESQKIITKANNLLSTLDSLQEQEKNKKLYEPPVYTLKDIEKEFGDVTQMAQKYFSKIEAEELAKQKEKLEQEKKNEKNEEKQATEENEATENNESEEKPEAGDK
- a CDS encoding Cg3 protein, putative, which translates into the protein MNKIVLRNVSKVKGDGIFYKSYIKFNLRKYENIINFETKLNFSTNKKNEENPLKKKKSIFLTWKCFVFNLGLCIPTLYLYKLQCDKKNGRKNHIGKTRVENIGKPLIGGNFTLIDYNGNIVTNQTFKGKYCLIYFGFTYCPDICPQELEKQTIVFEKISKKYGDIVTPIFITVDPNRDTVAQINYYCKSFNPKLIGLTGTKDLIKHAAKLFRVYYNEHITDMGNTNQTVTDQNKYNYLIDHSIIHYLLDTEGKFVDFFGKNCTINEMVDRISQYLDEHIASQKK